The proteins below come from a single Streptococcus hyointestinalis genomic window:
- a CDS encoding glycosyltransferase family 2 protein, with the protein MTEKTQPSVTVLIPVYNGEEHIGDCLDSLLNQSYDNYQILVVNDGSRDKTLEKLQQYPVKILSYEENKGISYALNYGIDHIDTDYIIRMDADDLAHYDRIRIQVNFMENNPRIFMSGCTSYPGPIHGNKWEVTFGERRLTTFNELRTFYLFHPYLLHPGVIFRTKSWKEKGYRYDSRFDGVEDFELHRRIIMEEEVYLLHLHLIHVRSREGSASSVPQSVTLERLNRANRHFYQSHGVPYEGDMLYLGKTMFPATYSTSRSELEKAENFACQLLEVDYFKQRLKRDIIKPLFAYLYQIARE; encoded by the coding sequence TTGACAGAGAAAACTCAACCATCTGTAACGGTGCTTATTCCTGTTTATAACGGGGAGGAACACATCGGAGATTGTTTGGATAGTCTATTGAATCAAAGCTATGATAATTATCAGATACTGGTTGTTAACGATGGTAGTAGAGATAAAACTTTAGAAAAATTGCAACAATATCCCGTGAAAATTCTTTCCTATGAGGAGAACAAAGGTATTTCCTATGCTCTCAACTATGGCATTGACCATATTGATACAGATTATATCATCCGTATGGATGCAGATGATTTGGCTCATTATGACCGTATTCGGATACAGGTCAACTTTATGGAAAATAACCCACGGATCTTTATGAGTGGCTGTACCAGCTATCCAGGCCCTATTCATGGCAACAAGTGGGAGGTGACTTTTGGTGAAAGACGCTTGACCACCTTTAATGAATTGAGGACGTTCTATCTTTTTCATCCCTACCTCCTGCACCCTGGCGTGATTTTTAGGACAAAGAGCTGGAAGGAGAAAGGGTATCGCTATGACTCCCGCTTCGATGGGGTTGAGGACTTTGAGCTTCACAGGCGAATCATCATGGAAGAGGAGGTCTACTTGCTTCACCTCCATCTTATCCATGTTCGTTCCAGAGAAGGTAGTGCTTCGTCAGTCCCTCAGTCTGTCACGCTCGAGCGACTGAATCGGGCCAATCGCCATTTTTACCAGAGCCATGGAGTGCCCTACGAGGGAGATATGCTCTATCTGGGCAAGACCATGTTCCCTGCTACCTACTCGACCAGTAGATCAGAGCTAGAAAAAGCAGAGAACTTTGCCTGCCAGCTACTGGAAGTAGACTATTTCAAACAACGGCTGAAGAGGGACATCATCAAGCCACTCTTTGCCTATCTCTATCAAATTGCTAGAGAATAA